The following is a genomic window from Ethanoligenens harbinense YUAN-3.
TGCAGACTTCCTACTACCGCAAGGTCAAGATGATTTATATCGACCCGCCCTACAACACCGGCAATGACTTTGTCTATGCAGATGATTTTGCCGACCCAATGGCGCGGTATAAGGAAGTCACGCAACAGACTACCAAGTCAAACCCTGAGACTATGGGACGTTTCCACACCAACTGGCTTAACATGATGTACCCCCGTCTTCGTCTTGCTGCAAACCTTCTGCGGGACGATGGTGTGATTTTTATAAGTATTGATGATGGTGAGCAAACAAACCTCAGAAAACTATGCGATGAGGTATTCGGTGAAGAAAATTTTATTGCACAGATAATTTGGCAGAAAGTATATAGCCCTCGCATGGATGTTCAAGGTTTTTCAGTATCACACGACTATATACTTTGTTATGTGAAGCAGAGTTTTGACAGCATACATAAAGAAACTTTCGCTCAAAATAGTGCACAGTTTAATTTCGTCGATCAACAAAGCGGGCAAAAATATCGACGTAGGAGTGTCCGAAAAGAAGGAAGCCATTCAACAAGAAGCGAACGTCCAAATTTGTGGTTCCCCCTTATGGCTCCGGATGGAACAGAGGTGTATCCTGTAAAGCCAGATGGCACCGAAGGCTGCTGGAGATGGAGTAAAGGCACTTATATAGAAAACCAATCAAAAGGAATTGTTGAGTGGGTTCAAACAGAAAATGGTTGGCAAGTATACGCTAAGCAATATCTTAAAGAGGAAGCTACAAAACCGCCCGAAACTTTATGGTTTCATCAAGAAGTAGGTCATAATCATGCCGCAATGGAGGAATTAAAGAAATTATTAGGAGCTAAAGTTTTTGATAGTCCAAAGCCTAAGAATCTTATAGAAAAAATGCTTAGAATTGCTACAACTGGTGATGAAGATATTATACTCGATTTCTTTTCAGGTTCGGCTACAACGGCCCATGCAGTTATGCAGCTTAATGCAGAAGACGGAGGCAACCGTCGTTTTATTCTTGTGCAACTTCCCGAAGTATGCGACGAGAACAGCGAAGCCTATAAAGCCGGTTATAAGAACATCTGCGAAGTCGGCAAAGAGCGTATTCGCCGTGCGGGAAGGAAACTGACCGAAACCGATGGTCAAATGCAACTTGGCGAGGATGACAAGGAACCGTTGGATATTGGCTTCCGGGTGTATAAACTGGACTCTTCAAACCTGAAGACTTGGGATGATACACCAATTGAAGACAATCAGCTCAACATTCTATACAAACGCATGAATGGCATGATCCACCGAGTGAAGTACGATCGGTCCGAGATGGATATGGTCTGTGAAATTATGCTAAAGCTTGGTGCGCCCTTGACTTGTCCAGTCTCTAAAATTGAGATAAACAGCAAATCTGCCTACACTGTAGGTGAGGACTGCACGCTGCTCATCTGCTTAGCTGAGAATATTCAGCCTTCCGATGTGGAGGCAATCGCTGAATATGCTGCGGCAATAGTCGTCATTGCCCGCGACAGCTTCGCCGACGATACAGCTATGGCAAATGCCTACTATATATTGCGAGATAAAGGCATAGAACTGAAACTGGTGTAAATACACCTATATAGTTAAGGGGGAGATGATTTTGTGGCGATATTAAAAGCTTTAATAAACAAGGAAACTCTTAGGATGATCTGTGAAACAAAGCGAGTTGAAGTTTCTTATATTGCAGATAAAATCAGTTGCAAGCCAACTTCAAAAGTTGATGGATGGCTTAATCTTACCTCGGAAACTCTGCCGACTTTTAATCAGGCAAAAAAAATTGCATCTTGCTTGCATATTCCTTTTGCCGGATTATATATGAAACCCGAAGATGTTCCAAAAAAGCAGCTCCCTAAAATTGTTAATCGTCGCGTTCTTCTCAACGAATTTAGTCCAAACGAAAGTTCTTTAAATATAGCTATATCAGATTTACTTGAAACCCGTGACCTACTAATTTCCATAAAGCAAGAGTTAAAAGAGCCTACTTCCTCCTTTAATGTTGCGATTGATACAAATACGACTGATGTGGCAGTAGCTTTGGCAATTCGAAAATTCTTTGAGATTAGTCTAGAGGAGCAATTCAGAAAGTCATCTGCCCGCCAGTTTTATTTATATGTGCGCCAGCAGATTGAGGCAAAAGGTGTATTCATCCAATGTTTTACGGATGTCGATTTGGAGACAGCTCGGGGATTGGCCATTTTTGATGACGTCATACCCATCATTGGAATCAATGAGAAAGATCGTCCACCGGCAAAGACATTTTCTATTATCCATGAACTGGTTCATTTGTTAAAACGTCAGTCATCGCTAT
Proteins encoded in this region:
- a CDS encoding site-specific DNA-methyltransferase, whose translation is MPEILDGMSMNLEKSNMDKLKAAFPECFAEGKLDIDKLLSLCGEYIDNDFEKYKFEWKGKAECLKLAQKRSTGTLRPCPEESVNWDTTQNLYIEGDNLEVLKLLQTSYYRKVKMIYIDPPYNTGNDFVYADDFADPMARYKEVTQQTTKSNPETMGRFHTNWLNMMYPRLRLAANLLRDDGVIFISIDDGEQTNLRKLCDEVFGEENFIAQIIWQKVYSPRMDVQGFSVSHDYILCYVKQSFDSIHKETFAQNSAQFNFVDQQSGQKYRRRSVRKEGSHSTRSERPNLWFPLMAPDGTEVYPVKPDGTEGCWRWSKGTYIENQSKGIVEWVQTENGWQVYAKQYLKEEATKPPETLWFHQEVGHNHAAMEELKKLLGAKVFDSPKPKNLIEKMLRIATTGDEDIILDFFSGSATTAHAVMQLNAEDGGNRRFILVQLPEVCDENSEAYKAGYKNICEVGKERIRRAGRKLTETDGQMQLGEDDKEPLDIGFRVYKLDSSNLKTWDDTPIEDNQLNILYKRMNGMIHRVKYDRSEMDMVCEIMLKLGAPLTCPVSKIEINSKSAYTVGEDCTLLICLAENIQPSDVEAIAEYAAAIVVIARDSFADDTAMANAYYILRDKGIELKLV
- a CDS encoding ImmA/IrrE family metallo-endopeptidase; the encoded protein is MAILKALINKETLRMICETKRVEVSYIADKISCKPTSKVDGWLNLTSETLPTFNQAKKIASCLHIPFAGLYMKPEDVPKKQLPKIVNRRVLLNEFSPNESSLNIAISDLLETRDLLISIKQELKEPTSSFNVAIDTNTTDVAVALAIRKFFEISLEEQFRKSSARQFYLYVRQQIEAKGVFIQCFTDVDLETARGLAIFDDVIPIIGINEKDRPPAKTFSIIHELVHLLKRQSSLCNEFVSAFSKNAEEIFCNAVAGELLVPRDALFAKLHSRNLSSNFAISDIQNLANDFSVSKEVISRRLLDNGVINEVEYTAYNDEFRKLIETEKEEQRIARSEGRAPTIPKYPDREAIDRTSSSLCRSLFKGYTEDVFSKQDVSRYLGISQKYADKFLGEVSKWYVR